One candidate division KSB1 bacterium genomic region harbors:
- a CDS encoding sugar ABC transporter ATP-binding protein yields the protein MILKMKHIHKTFPGVVALDDVHLELRKGEVHMLLGENGAGKSTLMKILSGAYQKTEGQIFLEGDEIEIKNPRHAQDLGISIIYQEFNLIPHLSAGENIFLGREPYRNAGVIDQKRLFDSAQKILNDLGVGINAHQLVKELGVALQQMVEVAKALSLDAKILIMDEPTSALSENEINELFTTIRKLKEKGVSIVYISHRMAELFEIGDQVTILRDGKYIGTHKISDITRDELIRMMVDRELKEQFPKQKALIGEEILRVEGLNRNGVLKDISFSLRKGEVLGIAGLMGSGRTELARALFGVDKIDSGRIYIKNQLQSIKSPRSAINLGIGFLTEDRKTQGLILILSVKENICLPSVERFSKMGIVQIKQEAQAANKYFKALRIKTPSLNQKVLFLSGGNQQKVVLSKWLCCEADVFIFDEPTRGIDVGSKVEIYHLMNRLTAEGVAIMMISSELPEILGMSDRILVMHQGRISGELSAEAATQERILKYALGEGNGS from the coding sequence ATCATTCTGAAAATGAAGCACATACACAAGACCTTTCCTGGCGTGGTGGCCCTGGACGATGTTCATTTAGAACTCCGCAAAGGTGAAGTACACATGCTTTTGGGAGAAAATGGCGCCGGTAAATCTACTCTGATGAAAATTTTAAGCGGAGCCTATCAAAAGACCGAGGGGCAAATTTTTCTGGAAGGCGATGAAATAGAGATAAAGAATCCCCGGCATGCCCAGGATCTCGGCATTAGTATTATCTATCAAGAATTTAATCTGATTCCGCATCTTAGCGCAGGTGAAAATATTTTTCTTGGGCGTGAACCTTATCGCAATGCAGGTGTGATCGATCAAAAAAGACTGTTTGATTCGGCGCAGAAAATTTTGAACGATTTAGGTGTTGGGATAAATGCTCATCAGCTGGTAAAAGAGTTGGGAGTCGCGCTGCAGCAAATGGTAGAAGTGGCCAAAGCTCTTTCACTGGATGCTAAAATTCTTATTATGGATGAACCCACGTCCGCGTTATCGGAAAACGAAATCAATGAGCTTTTTACTACGATTCGCAAACTGAAAGAAAAAGGGGTCTCCATAGTCTATATTTCCCACCGGATGGCAGAGTTATTTGAAATTGGCGATCAAGTCACGATTCTGCGTGATGGAAAATATATTGGCACGCATAAAATCAGTGATATCACCAGGGACGAACTTATCCGCATGATGGTTGATCGGGAGTTGAAGGAACAATTTCCCAAGCAAAAAGCGCTGATTGGTGAAGAGATCTTACGTGTCGAGGGATTAAATAGAAACGGGGTGCTGAAAGATATTAGTTTTTCCCTCCGTAAGGGCGAGGTCTTAGGGATTGCTGGCCTTATGGGATCGGGAAGGACAGAATTAGCAAGAGCTCTATTTGGCGTTGATAAAATTGATTCCGGAAGAATTTATATAAAAAATCAGCTTCAAAGTATCAAATCCCCCCGCAGTGCCATCAATTTAGGCATTGGATTTTTAACAGAAGATAGAAAGACACAAGGATTAATTTTAATTTTATCGGTAAAAGAAAATATTTGTCTCCCAAGTGTGGAAAGATTCTCTAAGATGGGAATCGTGCAAATAAAACAAGAGGCTCAGGCGGCAAATAAATATTTCAAGGCTTTACGAATCAAAACCCCAAGCTTAAATCAGAAGGTACTATTTTTAAGTGGCGGCAATCAACAAAAGGTCGTTCTGAGCAAGTGGTTATGTTGTGAAGCTGATGTCTTCATATTTGATGAACCCACTCGAGGCATTGATGTAGGCTCGAAAGTTGAAATCTATCATTTGATGAATCGACTCACTGCCGAAGGCGTGGCCATTATGATGATCTCTTCGGAATTACCGGAGATTTTGGGTATGAGTGACCGAATCTTAGTAATGCACCAGGGCCGGATTAGCGGAG
- a CDS encoding tetratricopeptide repeat protein yields MNKLRLLLLFSFAIGFGSTNILAQNSSTTQIDEKYVSSISTMSVLHFKLGDMYLDLYRVGGQHKAENYEAAIEHYKKGLTLEPDNVYYHNRLGYTFHLERRLKESSREYASALELDPPNDVTSEELELVLKLAPRVYIHTDEFFSLEDVVVIFHPEKSIIEYSFFWDDDINFPADNDPTDHEKVWIEYDPESGEIVNVYAYFHRAILSTKEALADARKHSSRARINVQWGGHGSLPVGWETIPSAAISIKYMSLNNPVILKDMQERYQEHRISIRMPDHPLAKEWPKKFEGSWEDYSKFTKYIDLRKIIKKKKMVMKSRWSNAVIDQYFLDYQFFPKIAWPTDVP; encoded by the coding sequence TTAGTTTTGCAATTGGGTTTGGTTCAACTAACATCCTTGCCCAAAACAGTTCAACAACACAAATCGATGAAAAGTATGTTTCATCTATTTCCACGATGTCCGTGTTGCATTTTAAACTGGGCGATATGTACCTCGATCTTTATCGTGTCGGAGGTCAACATAAAGCTGAGAACTACGAGGCAGCAATCGAGCACTACAAAAAGGGGTTAACATTAGAGCCGGACAATGTCTATTACCATAATCGTCTCGGCTATACTTTTCATTTAGAAAGACGACTGAAAGAATCAAGTAGAGAGTACGCCAGTGCTTTAGAATTGGATCCCCCAAACGATGTCACATCCGAGGAATTGGAGCTTGTTTTGAAATTAGCGCCGAGGGTTTACATCCATACGGATGAGTTTTTCAGTTTGGAAGATGTCGTCGTTATATTCCATCCTGAAAAATCTATCATTGAATACAGCTTCTTCTGGGATGATGATATTAATTTCCCCGCGGATAACGACCCGACCGATCACGAAAAGGTCTGGATTGAATACGATCCGGAGAGCGGAGAGATTGTTAACGTCTACGCATATTTTCATAGAGCGATTTTAAGCACCAAAGAAGCGCTTGCAGATGCCAGGAAGCACAGCAGCCGGGCGCGCATAAATGTCCAATGGGGAGGACATGGTTCTCTGCCGGTTGGTTGGGAAACCATTCCATCAGCAGCTATATCGATTAAATACATGAGCCTAAACAATCCCGTGATACTCAAAGATATGCAAGAGAGATATCAGGAACATCGAATTAGTATCAGAATGCCAGACCATCCTCTTGCAAAAGAGTGGCCGAAGAAATTTGAAGGCAGTTGGGAGGACTATTCAAAGTTTACAAAATATATTGATCTTAGAAAGATAATCAAGAAGAAAAAAATGGTCATGAAGAGTCGTTGGTCGAATGCTGTGATCGATCAATATTTTCTCGATTATCAATTTTTTCCCAAGATTGCTTGGCCGACAGATGTGCCGTAA